A section of the Pseudanabaena mucicola str. Chao 1806 genome encodes:
- the tuf gene encoding elongation factor Tu: protein MARAKFERTKPHVNIGTIGHVDHGKTTLTAAITMTLAAAGQATAKAYDQIDAAPEEKARGITINTAHVEYQTAERHYAHVDCPGHADYVKNMITGAAQMDGAILLVSAADGPEPQTREHILLARQVGVPNLVVFLNKEDQMEGEDELVELVELEVRELLSSYDFDGDNIPITRGSALKAVEQMTASPKTQRGENPWVDKIWALMDSVDSYIPTPERAVDKPFLMAVEDVFSITGRGTVATGRIERGTVKVGDVVELVGLGETRSTTVTGIEMFKKSLDEGLAGDNAGLLLRGIQKNDIERGMVLAKPKSITPHTQFEGQVYILTEKEGGRKTPFFPGYRPQFYVRTTDVTGTIVSFTADDGSAAEMVMPGDRIKVTVELINPIAIEQEMRFAIREGGRTVGSGVVTSILK from the coding sequence ATGGCACGCGCTAAATTTGAAAGAACCAAGCCCCACGTTAATATCGGTACTATTGGTCACGTTGATCATGGTAAGACCACTTTAACTGCTGCAATCACCATGACTTTGGCAGCAGCAGGTCAAGCAACAGCTAAGGCATACGACCAAATCGATGCTGCACCTGAAGAGAAAGCTCGTGGTATTACTATTAATACTGCTCACGTTGAGTATCAAACTGCTGAACGTCACTATGCTCACGTTGACTGTCCAGGTCACGCTGACTATGTTAAGAACATGATCACTGGTGCGGCTCAAATGGACGGAGCTATTTTGCTGGTATCTGCTGCTGATGGTCCTGAGCCTCAAACCCGTGAACACATCTTGCTAGCTCGTCAGGTAGGTGTACCTAACCTAGTAGTTTTCTTGAATAAAGAAGACCAAATGGAAGGTGAAGACGAACTTGTTGAGCTTGTTGAGCTTGAAGTTCGCGAATTGCTATCTTCTTATGATTTCGATGGCGATAATATCCCCATCACTCGTGGTTCTGCATTGAAAGCAGTTGAGCAAATGACTGCGAGTCCTAAGACCCAGCGTGGGGAAAATCCTTGGGTAGATAAGATTTGGGCTTTGATGGATTCTGTTGACTCATACATTCCTACCCCTGAACGTGCTGTAGATAAGCCATTCTTAATGGCTGTTGAAGATGTATTCTCAATTACTGGTCGTGGTACTGTGGCGACGGGTCGGATTGAGCGTGGTACTGTCAAGGTTGGCGATGTTGTAGAACTCGTTGGGCTTGGTGAAACTCGTTCCACTACCGTTACTGGTATTGAGATGTTCAAGAAGAGCTTGGACGAAGGACTTGCGGGCGATAACGCAGGGCTCTTGCTCCGTGGTATTCAAAAGAACGATATCGAGCGTGGTATGGTTTTGGCTAAGCCCAAGTCCATCACTCCTCACACTCAATTTGAAGGTCAGGTATACATTTTGACCGAAAAAGAAGGCGGTCGTAAGACTCCTTTCTTCCCTGGCTATCGTCCTCAGTTCTATGTGCGTACAACTGACGTAACTGGAACCATTGTTAGCTTCACTGCTGATGATGGTAGTGCGGCAGAAATGGTTATGCCTGGCGATCGCATTAAGGTAACGGTTGAATTGATTAACCCGATCGCAATTGAACAAGAAATGCGTTTTGCAATTCGTGAAGGAGGGCGTACTGTTGGATCTGGTGTTGTTACCAGTATCTTGAAGTAG
- the devC gene encoding ABC transporter permease DevC, with amino-acid sequence MLAIPLAWLQLTYQKGRLAIAILGIMFAVILIAMQLGFQEALFKSAVLLHLNLRSDLILIHPSSNNLLNLKQFSRRRLYQANGFTGVKSVHPVYIGLAVWNAPELGVKEDILAIGVSPQANPFLFPDIKPDLDKTLLPDVVLFDRGSREDFYGAIASEYEVAIARGKSLTKEVANRAITIGGLFNMGVSFAANGTLITSEQNFLRIFPDRLVGNISLGLVQLEQGTDAIAIRDAMRSQLEQDVKVLTKQEFINLELNYWSEATPIGFIFGLGVAMGFIVGVVIVYQVLYKDVSDHLAEYATLKAMGYSNFYLFSLVLQESLLLALCGFMPAISACAILYHITQNATGLLMELGIDRILQLFILTVAMCAISGTLSLRKVQRADPAEIFD; translated from the coding sequence ATGTTAGCGATTCCTTTAGCGTGGCTGCAACTGACCTATCAAAAGGGGCGTTTAGCGATCGCTATCCTTGGCATCATGTTTGCGGTAATTTTGATTGCGATGCAACTAGGCTTTCAGGAAGCTCTATTTAAAAGTGCTGTATTATTGCACCTGAATTTACGGAGTGACCTCATCCTGATTCATCCTAGCTCCAATAATTTGCTGAACCTGAAGCAGTTTTCGCGCCGTCGTCTCTACCAGGCTAATGGATTCACAGGTGTTAAGTCCGTACATCCTGTGTATATTGGCTTAGCTGTTTGGAATGCCCCTGAGCTTGGAGTCAAAGAGGATATTTTAGCGATCGGCGTTTCGCCACAAGCTAATCCTTTTTTATTTCCTGATATCAAACCAGACTTAGATAAAACCCTACTACCTGATGTTGTTTTATTTGATCGCGGTTCGCGAGAAGACTTTTATGGTGCGATCGCCTCGGAATATGAAGTAGCGATTGCCAGAGGTAAAAGTCTTACTAAGGAAGTTGCGAATCGAGCCATTACCATCGGTGGGCTATTTAACATGGGGGTTTCCTTTGCCGCCAATGGCACACTGATCACTAGCGAACAGAACTTTTTGCGAATTTTTCCCGATCGACTTGTCGGAAATATTAGCTTGGGTCTAGTGCAATTAGAACAAGGAACCGATGCAATCGCTATTCGCGATGCCATGCGATCGCAATTAGAGCAAGACGTAAAAGTATTGACTAAACAGGAATTCATTAACTTAGAGTTAAACTACTGGTCAGAAGCAACTCCTATCGGTTTTATCTTTGGCTTGGGTGTAGCTATGGGTTTTATCGTCGGAGTTGTGATTGTTTACCAAGTCCTCTACAAAGACGTTTCTGATCATCTTGCAGAGTATGCCACCCTTAAGGCAATGGGCTACAGCAACTTTTATCTATTTAGTCTTGTATTGCAAGAATCCTTACTTTTAGCTTTATGCGGTTTCATGCCAGCTATTTCAGCTTGTGCAATCCTCTATCACATTACTCAGAATGCTACAGGTTTATTGATGGAGTTAGGGATTGATCGCATTTTGCAATTATTTATACTCACAGTTGCCATGTGTGCAATATCAGGAACATTATCCCTTCGCAAAGTCCAAAGGGCTGATCCTGCGGAAATATTTGACTAA